The genome window CGAACTCGTTCCTTGCTGCGCATGGGGTTTCCTCGATTCCTGTCCGACCCTAGCGGCAGTGCGTGCTCTTGTCTTGTAGAAAATTGCGGGGCGCAAGGCGCCCCGCCTGAGGGGTTATGTCCGATCATGCTTCAATGACAGACCAAAGGGGTTCGTCTGCGTATTGCTCATAACCGGCCATATGTTCTGGTTGCCGGGCGTTTTGCGGAAGACTTCGACTTTCGCTTCAGGGTCATGGCCGCATCCTGCCGTAAGGATGGCGGCGCGCCCGGTTTGAACGCCCGGTGTTGTCGCTCGTGCGCGATTCGTTCTGGCAACTTGTGGATACGAATATTAAATTCGTATGTCAAAAACAGAAACGAATCAATATATGATGTGAAAAAAGGTTAGAAATACCAGGTCAGCCAGGCCGAGACCGAATCGGCAGGCTTTTCGTCGAAGGGATAGCCCGGGATGTCGTAGCCGCCGTATTCCGTGCCCTGCGCGCCCCAGCTGAAGGAGCCGGACAGGGTCAGGCGCAGGTTGTCGGACATGTCGTAGACCGCGCGGGGCAGCCAGACTCCGGACGGGTCGTTGAGGTTGACGATGGCGGTCAGGTACAGGTTCAGCAGCGGGTGGATCTCGCAGTTGAGGTGCCCGCTCCAGTACAGGGAGCCCAGGGCGTAGAGCTCGCCCCGCGCTATGCGTTCGGCAATGGCCGTATCCGAGAAGTGGTCCCCGTAGTCCGCGTCCGACAGGCCGTTGTAGTAGAGCTCCACGTAGCCGTACCAGTTCTTCTCGAACCAGATCCAGGAGTAGTCCATGTTGGCCACGGCCGAGAGATAGGCCCAGCGGCCCCGGCTGGGGTCGTCCAGGAAGGTTGCGGTCGTATCGAAGCGCCAGGCCGCGTCGCCGATGTAGCCCACGGCCCCGGCCCCGAGGATGGTGTCCTCGTAGTGGCGGGCCGCGATCAGGTCCACGCCCGTGTTCTCGCTGGCCTGGAAGTGCAGCTTGCCGCCCGTGGAGGCCTGCTCGAAGTCCGCGTCCTTGGTGCTTGGGTCGCGGCGGGCCACATAGATGAGCTCCACGTCCACGTCCCTTTCGAGCACGGTGGCCGGGAACTGCACCAGGGCCATGTCGTCGCCCACCTTGTAGTCCCGCTCCAGGTCCGTGGGCGCGAACGGGTTGAACAGGTCCATGGGGTTGAAGGTGAAGCCGTGCCCCCAGGTGGCGGCCTGTCTGCCCAGGCGCACCTCGCCCCATTCCGGGGTCAGTGCCAGCATGGCCCGGTCCAGCCGGTGGTAGAGCATGGCGCCCCGGTCCTCGTGGATCACGCCGGTCAGGTCCACGAGGCGGCGGTCGTCGCTGGGCGGGGCCACCAGGCCGTTGGGATACAGGGCCGGATAGAGCCGCTTGAGCCGTTCCCCGTCCTCGCGGGTGCCGCCTCCGGCCAGCACGCCTTCCCAGTGGATTTCGGTGTAGGCGCTTTCCTTGAAGAAGGTCTTGTTGATCAGCCGCAGCTCGGTGAAGCCGTCAAAGTTGGTGCCCAGCCCCACTTCCTGGAAGGCCGACCCCGGCTCGGGAAAGAGCGCCCGCCCGTAGTTCTTGAGGTGCCCGTTCCATTCCATGTCCACATTGCTCCACAGGCTCCCGTTGTCCCCGGCGTGGGCCGGGGGCGCGAGCAGGAGCAGGAAGAAAAGGAGCAGGGCGGTCTGTCGCATGTCGTTACCGGGTCTCGTCGTCCTCGATCATGCCGTCCTTGAGGTGCACGATCCGTTTGGCATAGTCCATGACCATCTGGTCGTGGGTGGAAAAGATGAAGGTGGCCCCGTGCTTTTCGTTCATTTCGCGCATGATTTCCAGGAGTCCCTGGCCGGTCTTGGAGTCCAGGTTGGCCGTGGGCTCGTCCGCCAGCACGATGGAGGGCCGGGAGACGATGGCCCGGGCCACGGCCACGCGCTGCTGCTGGCCGCCCGAAAGTTCCGCGGGCCTGCGGTTGTATTTGTCCTCCAGCCCCACGTCGTCCAGCACGCCCCGGGCGCGCTCGCTGCGTTCCCTGGCCGGGACGCCCTGCATGAGCATGACGTATTCCACGTTTTCCTGGGCGGAGAGCACGGGGATGAGGTTGTAGGCCTGGAACACGAAGCCGATCTTGGACAGCCGCATGGCCGCCAGCCGGGACTGGGACAGGCCGGTGATGACCTCGCCGTCCAGGGAGATGGATCCGGAGGTGGGCTCGTCCAGCCCGCCCATGAGGTTGAGCAGCGTGGTCTTGCCCGAGCCGGACGGACCGGCCAGCACGGTGAAGCCGCCCTTGTGTATGTCCAGGGAAACGCCGGACAGGGCGTGCACGTCCACCTTGCCCTGGCGGTAGGTCTTGGTCACGTTGTCGATGGTCACGATATTCATTTCAGGCTCCTATGTTTGGGCCATTGCTTCCACGGGGGTGATGCGCCCGGCCTTGAGCGCCGGATACAGGCAGACCAGCAGGCCCAGGGCCAGGATGACCGCGTTGGCCGTGAGCGCGTCCCGGGCCGCCAGCTTCGGGATGATGATGTGGCCCATGCCGAAGTACTCGGACCCCTGGGCCATGAACGACAGGTCGATGCCGCCGGACAGGGCGTGGATGGAGGCCAGGCCGAGCAGGTTGCCCGCGGCCAGCCCCACCAGCAGCAGGATCAGGCATTCGGCGAGCACGCCGCGCACGATGAGGGCGGGCCGCATGCCCAGGGCCTTGAGCAGCCCGAATTCGCGGGTGCGCTCCAGCACGGCCATGAGCATGGTGTTGACGATGCCGAAGCCCATGGCCGTGAAGACCACCAGGTACCAGAGGAACATGAAGGAATCGAACATGCTCAGGTAGCCGGTGAGCAGGGGAAGCATGTCCTCCCAGGTAAGCACGGTCAGGCCTGCGGGCAGCTCCGCGCGCAGGGCCTCGGCCACCGGTTCCACCCGGTTGCGGTCGGGCAGCCGGACGCAGGCGGCCGTGACCGCGTCCTGCACGCCCAGCAGCGTGCGCGCCGCGGACAGGGTGATGAACACGTAGCGTTTTTCCGTGGCTTCCAGCTCGGCCCGGTACACGCCCCGGATCTTGAAGGCCCGGGACTGGGTGTCCTTGTCCGCGCCCTGGGTCATGAGCACGATCTTGCGGCCCGGTTTGGTGTCCATGGAATCCAGCAGGCCCTTGCCCACGACCATGCCGTGGGCGTCGTCCATGCCCAGGGGCCGGCCTGCGACAATGGATTGGCCGTAAAAGGAGAGGCCCGGCTCGCGGTCCGGGGCGATGCCCACGATGGCCACCCCGTCGGAGTTGCGGGCGTTGGAGGCCACGCCGTTCACCTCGATGCGGAAGGCCCATTTCGCGTCCGGGGGAAGGACTTTTTCCAGCAGGGCGCGGAGCGGGGCCGGGTCGTCGATGCGGTTTTCCACCACCGGGTCGTCCCGATACCCCGTTTTCTGGATCTGGATGTGCCCGGTCAGGGTGTTGATGGAGTTGTCCAGCATGGATTCGGCCATGCCCCGGGACAGGGCCCCGAAAAAGAGCATGGTCCAGGCGCCGATGATCACGGCCGCGAGGATGATCAGGGTGCGGCGCGGGTTGCGCCAGATGTTTCTCCAGGCGA of Salidesulfovibrio onnuriiensis contains these proteins:
- a CDS encoding ABC transporter permease, coding for MQLQIAWRNIWRNPRRTLIILAAVIIGAWTMLFFGALSRGMAESMLDNSINTLTGHIQIQKTGYRDDPVVENRIDDPAPLRALLEKVLPPDAKWAFRIEVNGVASNARNSDGVAIVGIAPDREPGLSFYGQSIVAGRPLGMDDAHGMVVGKGLLDSMDTKPGRKIVLMTQGADKDTQSRAFKIRGVYRAELEATEKRYVFITLSAARTLLGVQDAVTAACVRLPDRNRVEPVAEALRAELPAGLTVLTWEDMLPLLTGYLSMFDSFMFLWYLVVFTAMGFGIVNTMLMAVLERTREFGLLKALGMRPALIVRGVLAECLILLLVGLAAGNLLGLASIHALSGGIDLSFMAQGSEYFGMGHIIIPKLAARDALTANAVILALGLLVCLYPALKAGRITPVEAMAQT
- a CDS encoding ABC transporter ATP-binding protein, with product MNIVTIDNVTKTYRQGKVDVHALSGVSLDIHKGGFTVLAGPSGSGKTTLLNLMGGLDEPTSGSISLDGEVITGLSQSRLAAMRLSKIGFVFQAYNLIPVLSAQENVEYVMLMQGVPARERSERARGVLDDVGLEDKYNRRPAELSGGQQQRVAVARAIVSRPSIVLADEPTANLDSKTGQGLLEIMREMNEKHGATFIFSTHDQMVMDYAKRIVHLKDGMIEDDETR